Proteins from a genomic interval of Dethiosulfovibrio peptidovorans:
- a CDS encoding 2-amino-4-hydroxy-6-hydroxymethyldihydropteridine pyrophosphokinase — translation MNQDQRIFLALGANLGDRQGNILQALQYLQAKVEVVAVSPLYETDPVGYADQPRFLNGVCEIRSDLSPGEILTLAKWVEQCMGRMPSFCNAPRPIDVDLILYGDQVVRDDDLEVPHPRMHERGFVLAPLAKLAPDVVHPVLGRRVADLLSDVDLSGVELVRRGLQFPLDRDVQKSAPDVPLFLGRVGVTGLERIIRLEHGGKVSLFYATMDLFADLEARRAGVHMSRFSEILEDVADSVVGEAAPDIETLASQLASLVADRQEALRAEVRIKARFPLKKHTPISGRESQEIYRFIGIAACFGSTCRTVSGVEVDGLTVCPCAQEMIRSHSKELLMSQGYDQDEAERIVAILPLASHNQRGRATLMIGGGTVWAESLVHLAEASMSSEIYELLKRPDEFFVVNKAHANPRFVEDVVREILRNVMEISPELPDDAFVLARQENFESIHRHNAFAERTALLGDLRREMAGGAPGEPVSLESWLFRS, via the coding sequence ATGAACCAAGACCAAAGAATTTTTCTGGCCCTTGGGGCTAACTTGGGTGATCGCCAGGGGAATATCCTTCAGGCCCTTCAGTATCTTCAGGCCAAGGTGGAGGTTGTGGCGGTATCGCCCCTGTATGAGACCGATCCAGTGGGGTATGCGGATCAGCCCCGCTTTCTTAACGGAGTGTGTGAGATCCGATCAGACCTCTCGCCGGGGGAAATTCTGACCTTGGCCAAGTGGGTAGAACAGTGTATGGGGCGGATGCCGTCCTTCTGCAATGCCCCTCGTCCCATAGATGTGGATTTGATCCTCTACGGCGATCAGGTGGTGCGCGACGATGACCTGGAGGTCCCCCATCCCAGGATGCACGAGCGGGGGTTTGTCTTGGCGCCTCTGGCGAAACTGGCTCCTGACGTGGTCCATCCCGTTTTAGGGCGGCGTGTGGCCGATCTTCTGTCGGACGTTGACCTGAGCGGAGTAGAGCTGGTCCGTCGAGGACTTCAGTTTCCCCTGGATCGGGATGTTCAAAAAAGCGCGCCCGATGTGCCCTTGTTCTTGGGCCGGGTTGGAGTTACCGGGTTGGAACGGATCATCCGTCTGGAGCATGGCGGTAAGGTCTCTCTGTTTTACGCCACCATGGATCTGTTTGCTGACCTGGAGGCGCGCCGGGCCGGGGTTCATATGTCTCGGTTCAGCGAGATCCTGGAGGACGTCGCTGACTCGGTGGTTGGTGAGGCCGCACCGGACATTGAGACTCTGGCTTCCCAGCTAGCTTCATTGGTTGCAGACCGTCAGGAGGCTCTGCGAGCGGAGGTTAGGATCAAAGCCCGATTCCCCCTGAAAAAACACACTCCTATTTCGGGTCGGGAATCTCAGGAGATCTACCGGTTCATAGGTATCGCTGCCTGTTTCGGGAGTACCTGCCGCACCGTCTCCGGAGTGGAGGTGGATGGCTTGACCGTCTGTCCCTGTGCTCAGGAGATGATCCGTTCTCATTCCAAGGAGCTTCTCATGTCCCAAGGCTACGATCAAGACGAGGCCGAGCGGATCGTTGCTATCCTGCCCCTGGCCTCCCATAATCAGCGGGGACGAGCCACTCTCATGATCGGTGGTGGAACCGTTTGGGCCGAAAGCCTGGTCCACCTGGCTGAGGCATCTATGAGCTCGGAGATATACGAGCTCCTCAAGAGGCCGGACGAGTTTTTCGTGGTCAACAAGGCTCACGCCAATCCGAGGTTCGTGGAGGACGTTGTTCGAGAGATTCTTCGGAACGTGATGGAGATCTCGCCTGAGCTCCCCGACGATGCCTTTGTCCTGGCTCGTCAGGAAAATTTTGAGAGCATCCATCGTCACAACGCTTTCGCTGAGCGGACGGCGCTTTTGGGCGACCTTCGTCGGGAAATGGCCGGTGGGGCTCCCGGTGAGCCTGTGTCCCTGGAAAGTTGGTTGTTCCGGTCCTGA
- the folP gene encoding dihydropteroate synthase, translated as MTAWFHRFRSTEELRETLNEIGCDPGALPYIDDRRQLTALRIANVDTRGANVLKQEMLSRGGDATVHRHAIDRGVDRCDCLIFGSRKQLGSLAEKLAVMPYWGLDDVREDIERSLRRSKKRRHTLHLPRNRQLELGQSTLLMAIVNLTDDSFFPGSRAASVQECLDRVQTMVDDGADILDLGAESTRPGSSPATAETECERLVPAITAIRERFPDIPISVDTTKASVAQACVQAGADIVNDISGLGFDSDLPRTVADLGIPLILMHIKGVPRTMQTSPHYACLPGDICRFFEERLDLAVAAGIPRDQIVLDPGIGFGKTVEHNLILLGHGEFFRTLGLPILIGHSRKSTFGTVLDQPTPEERLEATLATTALCAWQGIDIVRVHDVKANRRTLDTVSALRQPNVWR; from the coding sequence GTGACCGCCTGGTTTCATCGCTTTCGTTCGACGGAAGAGCTCAGGGAAACCCTGAATGAGATAGGCTGCGACCCCGGAGCTCTGCCTTACATCGACGACCGTCGACAACTCACCGCACTCCGTATCGCCAATGTGGACACCCGGGGTGCCAACGTACTTAAACAGGAGATGCTGTCCAGGGGGGGAGATGCAACAGTCCACCGTCACGCCATCGATCGAGGCGTGGACCGGTGCGACTGTCTGATATTCGGTTCTCGAAAGCAATTGGGATCTCTGGCAGAAAAGCTTGCCGTCATGCCTTATTGGGGTCTCGATGACGTACGGGAGGATATTGAGAGGAGCCTCCGTCGCTCTAAAAAACGACGGCACACCTTACACCTGCCCCGAAACCGCCAATTAGAACTGGGACAGTCCACGCTGCTTATGGCTATCGTCAACCTCACGGACGACTCGTTCTTCCCCGGCAGCAGGGCGGCTTCGGTACAAGAGTGTCTGGATCGAGTTCAGACCATGGTGGACGATGGGGCGGACATTCTGGACCTGGGAGCTGAGTCCACCAGGCCAGGCTCCAGCCCTGCCACAGCCGAGACAGAGTGCGAGCGTCTCGTGCCGGCAATAACGGCAATTCGGGAACGTTTTCCCGATATTCCTATCTCGGTCGACACCACCAAGGCATCGGTGGCCCAAGCCTGCGTCCAGGCAGGAGCGGATATAGTCAACGACATATCGGGGCTCGGGTTCGACTCAGACCTGCCCCGCACTGTAGCGGACTTGGGCATCCCCCTGATCCTCATGCACATCAAGGGAGTGCCCCGAACCATGCAGACCTCTCCACACTACGCATGCCTGCCCGGTGATATCTGCCGCTTCTTTGAGGAACGGCTCGACTTGGCCGTAGCAGCCGGTATTCCCCGCGACCAGATCGTGCTGGATCCAGGTATCGGCTTCGGAAAGACCGTAGAGCATAATCTGATCCTTCTGGGGCACGGCGAGTTCTTTCGTACTCTTGGGCTTCCTATCCTGATCGGGCACTCTCGAAAATCGACTTTCGGCACCGTGCTGGACCAACCCACGCCGGAGGAACGCCTGGAGGCGACGCTTGCCACCACAGCTCTGTGTGCCTGGCAGGGGATCGATATCGTTCGGGTCCACGACGTCAAAGCCAACCGTCGAACGCTGGACACAGTATCGGCCCTCCGTCAACCGAACGTCTGGCGATAG
- the queD gene encoding 6-carboxytetrahydropterin synthase QueD yields the protein MFLRKEFTFDAAHRLERYRGKCEALHGHTYRLAVTLQGTPDHEDIVFDFTELKRLVTDQVLSHLDHSYLNDILDQPTAENIALWVWRILDTQVRRPNCELYSIRLWETATSSVIIYREDVTK from the coding sequence ATGTTTCTGCGAAAAGAGTTCACTTTCGATGCCGCCCATCGTCTGGAACGCTATAGGGGCAAGTGTGAAGCCCTCCACGGCCACACGTATCGCCTGGCAGTCACGTTGCAAGGGACGCCGGATCACGAGGACATCGTCTTCGACTTCACCGAGCTCAAACGCCTGGTGACTGACCAGGTCCTGAGTCACTTGGATCACTCTTACCTGAACGATATTCTGGACCAACCCACTGCCGAGAATATCGCCCTCTGGGTTTGGAGAATCCTGGATACCCAGGTCCGACGCCCGAACTGCGAACTGTACTCAATCCGCCTTTGGGAGACTGCTACAAGCTCGGTGATCATCTACAGAGAGGACGTGACAAAGTGA
- a CDS encoding L-threonine dehydrogenase — protein MHGALCFWINGVDSNCKDVMTMLGSYLMPSVNLMERGSLREVGPWIGRLGGTKALIVASLSDYGELQGAMVLNILKNHALDGVLFAGAGPNPTETMVIDAAELYCRRECDCIVAIGGGSAIDCAKVTAVSVGQIEGIKWFGARKRPPFVAINTTAGTGSEATSFAVITKEADHRKITIQDWILMPDISINDPELMLSMPPRLTATTGMDALSHAVEAYVSTEASSFSDGLALQAIHTIFRWLPTAVRHGSNMQAREAMCHAAFMAGVAFNNAGLGYVHALSHPVSAMYGSAHGLVNAILLPVVEQFNLSAVAPKLAVLGSAIDEATYRRYNIDTSGSRTEEKAEKTVEAMRDLAREIDIPPGLRNLGVRDEDVDTLALAASREAIGATNPRKGVLSEIRDLYRQAI, from the coding sequence ATGCATGGGGCTTTGTGCTTTTGGATCAACGGAGTTGACTCCAACTGTAAGGACGTGATGACCATGCTCGGTTCCTATCTTATGCCGTCGGTGAACCTCATGGAACGGGGAAGCCTTCGGGAAGTCGGGCCGTGGATCGGCCGGCTGGGCGGTACCAAGGCCCTTATCGTGGCATCCCTGAGCGACTACGGAGAACTTCAGGGCGCAATGGTCCTGAACATTCTGAAGAACCACGCTCTTGACGGCGTGCTCTTTGCCGGTGCAGGCCCCAATCCCACCGAAACCATGGTGATCGACGCCGCAGAGCTGTACTGCCGCCGGGAATGTGACTGCATCGTCGCCATCGGCGGAGGAAGCGCCATAGACTGCGCCAAGGTGACCGCCGTCTCGGTCGGGCAAATCGAGGGAATCAAATGGTTCGGCGCCCGGAAACGACCGCCCTTCGTGGCCATCAACACCACAGCAGGCACCGGGAGCGAGGCCACCAGTTTTGCGGTAATCACCAAGGAAGCCGACCACCGCAAGATCACGATCCAGGACTGGATCCTTATGCCCGACATCTCCATCAACGACCCGGAGCTCATGCTCTCCATGCCACCGAGGCTCACGGCGACCACAGGGATGGACGCTTTGTCCCACGCTGTCGAGGCCTACGTCTCCACAGAAGCTTCTTCTTTCTCCGATGGGCTGGCCCTTCAGGCCATCCACACCATCTTTCGTTGGTTGCCCACGGCAGTTCGACATGGCTCGAACATGCAGGCTCGAGAAGCCATGTGTCACGCCGCTTTCATGGCCGGAGTGGCCTTCAACAACGCTGGACTGGGGTACGTCCATGCCCTCTCCCACCCGGTGAGTGCCATGTACGGATCGGCCCATGGTCTGGTAAACGCTATATTGCTGCCCGTGGTAGAGCAGTTTAACCTCTCGGCGGTAGCCCCCAAGCTTGCCGTGCTGGGATCGGCTATCGACGAAGCGACGTATCGCCGATACAATATCGACACATCGGGAAGCCGCACCGAGGAAAAAGCGGAGAAGACGGTAGAAGCCATGAGGGACCTGGCCCGGGAAATTGACATTCCTCCGGGGCTTCGGAATCTGGGTGTCAGAGACGAGGATGTGGACACCTTGGCTCTGGCAGCGTCCAGAGAGGCTATCGGTGCCACCAACCCACGAAAAGGCGTCCTCTCGGAGATCCGGGACCTGTACCGACAGGCTATATAA